In Schistocerca serialis cubense isolate TAMUIC-IGC-003099 chromosome 3, iqSchSeri2.2, whole genome shotgun sequence, the following proteins share a genomic window:
- the LOC126471199 gene encoding uncharacterized protein LOC126471199, which translates to MVAIISASATAVPPFLVFPRVHFKDNVLHNAPPGSGVEPTASGWMNSELFLPVLLLLVKHESPTKEHPKLIILENHESHTSIAAISYAKGNGIILLTLPPHTSHKLQPLDVRFLHLSRSSII; encoded by the coding sequence ATGGTTGCAATAATCAGTGCTTCTGCAACAGCTGTGCCACCATTCCTTGTGTTTCCTAGGGTGCATTTTAAAGATAACGTGCTGCATAATGCCCCGCCAGGCTCTGGAGTTGAACCCACTGCCTCAGGCTGGATGAACAGTGAACTATTTTTACCAGTCCTGCTGCTCTTAGTAAAACATGAAAGTCCTACAAAGGAACATCCTAAGCTCATCATTCTTGAGAATCATGAAAGCCACACAAGCATAGCAGCAATATCATATGCAAAAGGAAATGGAATTATTTTGCTTACTTTGCCTCCTCACACAAGTCATAAGCTACAACCTCTGGATGTCAGATTTTTGCATCTTTCAAGAAGTTCTATAATATAG